A genomic window from Anaerolineae bacterium includes:
- a CDS encoding polyamine aminopropyltransferase, which translates to MQLTTRHSTSLLVTVFIIAVCGLIYELIIGALSSYLFGNSVTHFSITIGLFLSAMGLGSFASRRITRSLLGWFILIELAVGLVGGFSAALLYAVFATTDLYHVAMVLLILVIGSLIGMEIPLLTRLLGGWEPIKDTLANVLAFDYLGALIASILFPLVLLPELGLLKTAFATGLLNIAVVVFNIWMFRQRLLHWRALSAITAGVSLLLLAGAVWSVQLTSFFEQQLYKDDIIYARQTPYQRIIITRWAEDVRLYLDGNLQFSSRDEYRYHEPLVHPAMALSRSRESVLVLGGGDGLAAREVFKYNDVRRLALVDIDPAMTDLARFHATVVAINENSLSDPRLEIINQDAYTYLAETDELFGVIIIDLPDPNNESLGKLYSREFYKLVRRHLAKGGVMVSQATSPYFARETFWSIGHTIADVGLKTWPYHVYVPSFGDWGFVLAAEHALNLSQISPSVPVRYLNADILAAALVFDSDTAEIETQVNTLDNQIILTYYEQGWRRWQ; encoded by the coding sequence ATGCAGCTAACCACACGCCATTCAACCTCGTTATTGGTCACGGTTTTTATCATAGCCGTTTGCGGCCTGATTTACGAACTGATTATCGGCGCCCTTTCTTCTTACCTCTTTGGCAATAGTGTAACCCACTTCTCCATAACTATTGGCCTGTTCCTCAGTGCTATGGGCCTGGGCTCTTTTGCTTCGCGCCGCATCACCCGTTCGCTCCTGGGCTGGTTTATTTTAATTGAACTGGCCGTGGGCTTGGTGGGAGGTTTTTCCGCCGCGCTGCTTTACGCAGTGTTTGCCACCACGGATTTGTATCATGTGGCAATGGTCCTGCTCATTCTGGTTATTGGCAGCCTGATTGGCATGGAAATTCCCCTGTTGACCCGCTTGCTGGGCGGCTGGGAGCCTATTAAAGACACCCTGGCCAATGTGTTGGCCTTTGATTACCTGGGCGCATTGATTGCTTCTATTCTTTTTCCCCTGGTGCTGCTGCCCGAACTGGGTTTGCTGAAAACTGCCTTTGCCACCGGCCTGTTGAATATAGCGGTAGTTGTCTTCAACATCTGGATGTTTCGCCAGCGTTTGCTGCATTGGCGGGCGCTCTCGGCTATCACGGCGGGGGTCAGCTTGCTGCTGTTGGCTGGCGCAGTTTGGTCGGTGCAATTGACCTCTTTTTTTGAGCAGCAGTTGTACAAAGATGACATCATTTATGCTCGTCAGACCCCATACCAGCGCATCATCATCACCCGCTGGGCCGAAGATGTGCGTCTGTATCTGGACGGCAATTTGCAATTCAGCTCCCGCGATGAGTATCGCTACCACGAACCGTTGGTCCACCCGGCCATGGCTTTGAGCCGTTCCCGCGAATCGGTGTTGGTGCTGGGTGGCGGCGACGGCCTGGCCGCCCGCGAGGTTTTTAAGTATAACGACGTGCGGCGTTTGGCGCTGGTTGACATAGACCCGGCCATGACCGACCTGGCGCGGTTCCATGCAACAGTAGTAGCCATCAATGAAAACTCGTTGAGCGACCCGCGCCTGGAAATCATTAATCAGGATGCTTACACCTACCTGGCCGAAACCGATGAACTGTTTGGCGTCATCATCATTGACCTGCCCGATCCCAACAACGAGAGCCTGGGCAAGCTCTACAGCCGCGAGTTTTACAAACTGGTGCGGCGTCATCTGGCCAAGGGGGGGGTCATGGTTTCCCAGGCCACCTCCCCCTATTTTGCCCGCGAAACCTTCTGGTCAATTGGGCATACCATTGCCGATGTGGGGCTGAAAACGTGGCCTTATCACGTCTACGTGCCCTCTTTTGGCGATTGGGGTTTTGTATTGGCTGCCGAACATGCCTTAAACCTATCTCAAATTTCGCCCTCCGTGCCCGTGCGTTATCTCAATGCCGACATATTGGCCGCCGCCCTGGTATTTGATAGCGACACCGCCGAAATAGAAACCCAGGTTAATACCCTGGATAACCAAATTATCCTGACCTATTACGAGCAAGGCTGGCGGCGCTGGCAGTAA
- a CDS encoding DUF4178 domain-containing protein, with product MDEQQINETLQKGIRAARRGRPEPAQHFLSQVIQVDPNNEEAWLWLSRVVEDPLQRTECLQKVLAINPNNHWAAEQLAELQAAAPTPAAETPQPAAEERKYKRLQPKSGEIKLELLQCPHCGGNLDLRGGADIKTLVCSYCSSVLDLTSEQAAVIGQSEKRVRPMMPIEPGMEATFKDEVHQVIGWIRYEGWDDEDRWRWDEWLLVSAAGQYRWLSYDPEEGFILNEKIQPLAPFDPRTASSIQVPGGAARVTERAPARIIALKGELTWQCKIGDQLAYFDARRGSVAYSVEYTQDEVELYQGQPLTDVEVWTAFGRQDLMKKAGETAVWNRAFAILAAFSVLLVIFSCLGAVFTGFTGELVTEEQFQLVKSEEQFQTIGPINLTQAGKVHQIQLQAGSLPVNTWAVVEVSARDSDENEYYLFSGEFWDEEGRDSDGYWHENDLNADYVFKLENPGEYYLDLSMAEATVDSLSVSVKIYQGVWLARYFIIYLVIITVLVFVFFGLSNRRLVGSALVKSK from the coding sequence ATGGACGAACAACAAATCAATGAGACGTTACAAAAGGGAATCCGGGCCGCCCGGCGTGGCCGCCCGGAACCGGCTCAACATTTTCTGAGTCAGGTTATCCAGGTTGACCCGAACAATGAGGAAGCCTGGTTATGGTTGTCGCGGGTGGTAGAGGACCCCCTGCAACGGACTGAGTGTTTGCAGAAAGTGCTGGCTATCAACCCCAACAATCACTGGGCCGCCGAGCAATTGGCCGAATTACAGGCTGCCGCACCCACCCCCGCTGCGGAAACTCCCCAACCCGCTGCGGAGGAGCGAAAATACAAACGCCTCCAACCCAAAAGCGGCGAGATAAAACTGGAACTGCTCCAATGCCCCCACTGCGGCGGCAATTTAGACCTCCGCGGCGGGGCCGATATAAAAACCCTGGTGTGTAGCTACTGCAGCAGTGTGCTTGATTTGACCAGCGAACAGGCCGCCGTCATCGGCCAGAGTGAAAAACGGGTGAGGCCGATGATGCCCATTGAGCCGGGCATGGAGGCTACGTTTAAAGATGAAGTGCACCAGGTGATTGGCTGGATCCGTTACGAAGGCTGGGATGACGAAGACCGCTGGCGGTGGGATGAGTGGCTGCTGGTTTCGGCCGCTGGCCAGTACCGTTGGTTGAGTTACGACCCCGAAGAGGGTTTTATCCTCAACGAAAAAATCCAACCCCTGGCCCCCTTTGACCCCCGCACCGCCTCCTCTATTCAAGTGCCGGGCGGTGCGGCGCGGGTTACCGAACGAGCGCCGGCCAGGATAATTGCCCTGAAAGGTGAACTGACCTGGCAGTGTAAAATTGGCGACCAACTGGCCTATTTTGACGCGAGGCGAGGCAGCGTTGCTTATAGCGTTGAATACACCCAGGATGAAGTTGAACTTTACCAGGGCCAGCCGTTAACGGATGTTGAGGTGTGGACCGCGTTTGGCCGCCAGGATTTGATGAAAAAGGCCGGCGAAACCGCCGTTTGGAACCGGGCTTTTGCAATATTGGCCGCTTTTAGCGTGCTCCTGGTGATATTCAGTTGTTTGGGGGCTGTATTTACGGGCTTCACCGGAGAGTTAGTGACGGAAGAGCAGTTTCAGTTGGTCAAAAGCGAAGAGCAATTCCAAACCATAGGGCCAATCAACCTTACTCAGGCAGGCAAAGTACACCAGATACAATTGCAGGCCGGCAGCCTGCCGGTCAATACCTGGGCCGTGGTAGAGGTTTCGGCCCGCGATAGCGACGAAAACGAGTATTATCTCTTTTCCGGCGAATTCTGGGACGAAGAAGGCCGCGACAGCGATGGTTACTGGCATGAAAACGATCTGAATGCGGATTACGTATTCAAACTCGAAAATCCCGGCGAATACTATCTGGATTTATCTATGGCCGAGGCCACGGTGGACTCGCTTTCTGTTTCGGTCAAGATCTACCAGGGCGTATGGTTGGCTCGCTACTTTATCATTTATCTGGTCATTATTACAGTGTTGGTTTTTGTCTTCTTTGGCCTCAGTAACAGACGGCTGGTGGGCAGTGCGTTGGTCAAGTCAAAATAG
- the gnd gene encoding decarboxylating NADP(+)-dependent phosphogluconate dehydrogenase has product MSKADIGLIGLAVMGQNLVLNMDDHGFTVAVFNRTVSKVDDFINGNAKNTKVMGTHSIEELVSVLKKPRRVMLLVKAGQAVDDFIELLVPHLEKGDIIIDGGNSNYNDTIRRTKYVESKGLLYIGTGVSGGEEGARHGPSIMPGGSPEAWPHVKPIFQAVAAKVDDGSPCCDWVGENGAGHYVKMVHNGIEYGDMQLICESYYLMKNVLGMSNKEMHQTFAEWNEGKLDSYLIEITRDILGYQDEHGEYVLDFILDTAGQKGTGKWTGISSLDLGIPLTLIGEAVYARCLSALKNERVAASKVLSGPTPKFTGDKKAFVDDIREALYASKIISYAQGYMLLRAAAEEYNWNLNYGGIALMWRGGCIIRSVFLGKIKEAFDREPDLTNLLLNDYFKEQVEAAQASWRRVVAKSVEMGVPVPAISSALAFFDGYRSERLPANLLQAQRDYFGAHTYERIDQPRGKFFHTNWTGAGGDVTASTYVA; this is encoded by the coding sequence ATGTCTAAAGCAGATATTGGCTTAATTGGCCTGGCCGTGATGGGCCAAAATTTAGTGCTCAATATGGATGATCATGGCTTTACGGTGGCGGTTTTTAATCGTACCGTGTCAAAGGTGGACGACTTTATTAATGGCAACGCCAAAAACACCAAAGTGATGGGGACACATTCTATTGAAGAATTGGTCAGCGTGCTCAAAAAACCACGCCGGGTGATGTTATTGGTGAAAGCAGGGCAGGCAGTGGATGATTTTATTGAGCTGCTAGTGCCGCATCTAGAAAAAGGCGACATCATTATTGACGGTGGTAACTCCAATTATAACGACACCATTCGGCGGACTAAATACGTAGAGTCAAAGGGGTTGCTTTACATTGGCACCGGCGTTTCCGGCGGTGAAGAGGGGGCGCGGCACGGCCCCTCCATTATGCCCGGTGGGTCGCCTGAAGCTTGGCCGCATGTTAAGCCTATTTTCCAGGCCGTGGCCGCAAAAGTGGATGATGGTTCTCCATGCTGTGATTGGGTCGGTGAGAACGGGGCGGGCCACTATGTTAAAATGGTGCATAACGGCATTGAGTATGGCGACATGCAACTCATTTGCGAATCATACTACTTAATGAAAAACGTGTTGGGAATGAGCAATAAGGAAATGCACCAGACTTTTGCCGAGTGGAACGAGGGTAAGCTTGACTCCTACCTCATCGAAATTACCCGTGATATTTTGGGTTACCAGGATGAGCATGGCGAGTACGTGCTAGACTTTATCCTCGACACCGCCGGGCAGAAGGGGACGGGCAAATGGACCGGCATTTCCTCGCTTGATTTGGGTATTCCCTTGACCTTGATTGGGGAAGCGGTGTATGCGCGGTGCCTGTCGGCCTTAAAAAATGAGCGTGTGGCAGCTTCAAAAGTGCTGAGCGGCCCGACGCCCAAATTTACGGGTGATAAGAAAGCCTTTGTGGACGATATCCGTGAGGCGTTGTATGCCTCAAAGATCATCTCTTATGCCCAGGGTTATATGCTGCTGCGGGCCGCCGCCGAAGAGTATAACTGGAATCTTAATTACGGCGGTATTGCCCTGATGTGGCGCGGCGGTTGCATCATTCGTTCTGTTTTTCTGGGCAAGATCAAGGAAGCGTTTGACCGCGAACCTGATCTGACCAACCTATTGCTGAATGACTACTTCAAGGAGCAAGTGGAAGCAGCCCAGGCCTCCTGGCGGCGCGTGGTGGCTAAATCTGTGGAGATGGGCGTGCCTGTGCCGGCTATATCTAGCGCCCTGGCCTTTTTTGATGGCTATCGCAGTGAGCGGTTGCCCGCCAATTTGCTCCAGGCCCAGCGCGACTATTTTGGCGCGCACACTTATGAGCGGATTGATCAGCCGCGCGGCAAGTTTTTCCATACTAATTGGACCGGCGCGGGCGGTGATGTAACGGCGAGTACGTACGTGGCGTAG
- a CDS encoding TrkA family potassium uptake protein, with product MTKQNSSWSQRLWQGVTDFFFPAGGQISRRLNGSSHYHNEFVIIGLGRFGTSLAMTLNAYRHDVLAIDSDPKRVQQVSQVLPHVIQLDATNIEALREVGVDAFDTGVVCIGTDLESNLLATVSLRKLGVRRVITKARTVTQQDILLKVGADEVILPEHEAGVRLARKLAAVDFVDFMELTEDTGVVEIIAPSQLTGQSLRETQIRQRYGLTIVAIRRGNNVIISPGANEMIQEDDILVVLGRTIDCERLR from the coding sequence ATGACAAAGCAAAATTCATCGTGGTCGCAACGCCTGTGGCAGGGTGTCACTGACTTCTTTTTCCCGGCAGGAGGCCAAATCAGTCGCCGGCTCAACGGGTCCTCTCACTACCACAACGAATTTGTCATCATCGGTCTGGGCCGTTTTGGCACCAGCCTGGCCATGACCCTGAACGCCTATCGTCACGATGTGCTGGCCATTGATTCCGACCCAAAACGGGTACAGCAAGTATCGCAGGTGTTGCCCCACGTTATTCAATTGGACGCCACGAATATAGAAGCTTTGCGCGAAGTGGGCGTAGATGCCTTTGATACCGGTGTGGTTTGTATTGGCACTGATCTGGAGTCGAATTTGCTGGCTACCGTTAGCCTGCGCAAGTTGGGAGTTCGGCGCGTTATCACCAAAGCCCGCACCGTTACCCAGCAAGACATTTTGCTGAAAGTAGGCGCGGACGAGGTAATTTTGCCGGAACATGAGGCCGGGGTCCGTTTGGCCCGCAAATTGGCGGCAGTTGATTTTGTTGACTTTATGGAATTAACCGAGGATACCGGCGTGGTAGAAATTATTGCCCCCAGCCAGCTTACCGGCCAATCTTTGCGAGAAACGCAAATACGCCAGCGTTACGGTTTGACCATTGTGGCCATTCGCCGGGGCAACAACGTAATCATCTCGCCCGGCGCCAATGAAATGATCCAAGAGGATGATATTTTAGTGGTTTTGGGCAGAACAATAGATTGTGAACGGCTAAGATAA
- a CDS encoding diphosphate--fructose-6-phosphate 1-phosphotransferase, with translation MSKPKNVVVAQSGGPTPVINSSLRGVVETCKAMPDVFGLVYAGLHGIEGVLKEELVNLSAQPGEEIALLSATPAAGSIGTCRYKLKAQQEEDFERVIAVFKAHEVGYFFYNGGNDSMDTANKVAQLAQKRGLDLVAVGVPKTIDNDVGDSEFKLIDHTPGYGSVARYWALNVQNANEENKGSCPADPVLVMQAMGRKIGYIPAAARLADPDREMPLLIFIKESNLTLEALADKVNDMLKRQGRAIVVVSEGFDVGDISARKDSFGHTMFSASGTTVAQIVVNYLNEVGLATKGSARGNVSGTDQRHNMIYASTVDLEEAYKVGQKAVMIAAEDGSGYMSTILRQPGSIYNVYYDKVPLELVANSERSFPKAWLAPGGADVTDDFVAYARPLIGEDWPSIPLVNGRQRFARIEPIMAEKKLAAYVPQADRK, from the coding sequence ATGTCTAAACCAAAAAATGTTGTTGTGGCTCAATCCGGTGGACCGACACCAGTAATCAATAGCTCTTTGCGCGGGGTGGTGGAAACGTGTAAGGCCATGCCGGATGTGTTTGGTTTGGTTTATGCCGGTTTGCATGGCATTGAAGGGGTTTTGAAGGAAGAACTCGTCAACCTGTCCGCCCAGCCAGGCGAAGAAATCGCTTTATTGAGCGCCACTCCTGCTGCCGGTTCCATTGGCACCTGCCGCTATAAACTTAAAGCGCAGCAAGAGGAAGACTTTGAGCGGGTTATTGCAGTTTTTAAGGCGCACGAAGTGGGGTACTTTTTTTACAATGGCGGCAACGACTCGATGGATACGGCCAACAAAGTGGCCCAACTGGCCCAGAAGCGTGGCTTGGATTTGGTGGCTGTCGGTGTGCCCAAAACCATTGATAACGATGTCGGCGACAGCGAGTTCAAGTTGATTGACCATACCCCGGGTTATGGCTCGGTAGCGCGTTACTGGGCCTTGAATGTGCAGAATGCCAATGAGGAAAACAAAGGCTCCTGTCCGGCCGATCCGGTGTTGGTGATGCAGGCTATGGGGCGTAAAATTGGCTACATCCCTGCCGCCGCCCGCCTGGCCGATCCTGATCGGGAGATGCCGTTACTCATCTTTATCAAGGAGTCCAACTTGACCCTAGAGGCGCTGGCAGACAAGGTTAATGATATGCTTAAAAGACAGGGCCGGGCAATCGTGGTGGTTAGTGAGGGCTTTGATGTAGGCGATATAAGCGCGCGTAAAGATTCCTTTGGTCACACCATGTTCAGCGCCAGTGGCACCACCGTTGCTCAAATTGTGGTCAATTATCTCAATGAGGTGGGCCTGGCCACCAAAGGTTCGGCGCGGGGCAATGTTTCCGGCACGGACCAACGGCACAATATGATCTACGCCTCTACCGTAGATTTGGAAGAAGCCTACAAAGTTGGACAAAAGGCGGTTATGATTGCGGCAGAGGATGGCTCCGGTTATATGTCTACCATTCTGCGCCAACCCGGCTCTATTTATAATGTTTATTACGACAAAGTGCCGTTGGAACTGGTGGCCAACTCCGAGCGATCCTTCCCCAAGGCGTGGCTTGCTCCCGGCGGCGCCGACGTGACGGATGATTTTGTAGCTTACGCCCGCCCTCTGATTGGCGAGGATTGGCCCAGTATCCCATTGGTCAACGGGCGACAGCGTTTTGCCCGGATCGAGCCGATAATGGCCGAAAAAAAGTTGGCGGCTTACGTGCCGCAGGCTGATCGCAAATAA
- a CDS encoding DUF350 domain-containing protein has protein sequence MKRKLLVSFFIASILPSGVVLAQSAPGSSNDLGWMPLLSTLIYGLLGIILAVAGYFVFDRLVGLDLKRELVEDQNVALGIMLAGVFIGIAIVVAAVMMS, from the coding sequence ATGAAACGCAAACTGTTAGTCTCTTTCTTTATCGCCTCTATTTTGCCAAGTGGCGTGGTCCTGGCCCAAAGCGCTCCGGGCAGTTCCAATGATTTAGGTTGGATGCCGCTTCTTTCAACTCTGATTTACGGTTTGCTCGGCATTATCTTGGCGGTGGCGGGTTATTTTGTGTTTGACCGGCTCGTGGGCCTGGACCTTAAACGTGAGCTGGTGGAAGACCAAAACGTGGCCCTGGGCATTATGCTAGCCGGGGTGTTCATTGGCATCGCTATTGTGGTGGCGGCCGTGATGATGTCGTAG
- the pdxT gene encoding pyridoxal 5'-phosphate synthase glutaminase subunit PdxT, whose translation MLKIGVLALQGAFLEHANVLRKLGVQPVEVRLPEHLAGLAGLIIPGGESTTIGKLAMQYNLMEPLRCFIESGCAVWGTCAGMIFLARNIGATGSGGHVVPPRLAVMDITVDRNAFGRQVASFEADLRLTFANDAPFRAVFIRAPLIEAVGEQVEVLARLDDGRIVAARQGNLLVTAFHPELSDDLRFHRYFLEMIKNIKP comes from the coding sequence TTGCTAAAAATAGGCGTGCTGGCCTTGCAGGGGGCGTTCTTGGAGCATGCCAACGTGCTGCGCAAGTTGGGTGTTCAGCCTGTGGAAGTGCGTTTGCCGGAGCATCTGGCTGGTTTGGCCGGTCTGATCATCCCCGGCGGCGAGAGCACTACCATTGGCAAATTAGCCATGCAATACAACTTAATGGAGCCACTGCGGTGTTTTATTGAATCTGGCTGCGCCGTTTGGGGCACCTGCGCCGGGATGATTTTTTTGGCCCGGAATATTGGCGCTACCGGCAGCGGGGGACACGTAGTGCCACCCCGATTGGCGGTGATGGATATCACGGTAGACCGCAATGCGTTTGGCCGCCAGGTGGCTAGTTTTGAAGCCGATTTACGCCTGACGTTTGCCAATGATGCGCCTTTTCGGGCTGTGTTCATTCGCGCCCCATTGATAGAAGCTGTTGGGGAGCAGGTAGAGGTTTTGGCCCGCCTGGATGATGGCCGTATTGTGGCCGCGCGCCAGGGGAATTTATTGGTCACTGCTTTTCATCCCGAATTGAGCGACGACTTGCGGTTTCATCGGTACTTTTTGGAGATGATTAAAAATATTAAACCCTAA
- a CDS encoding DUF4178 domain-containing protein encodes MKSMSCPSCGAPLDIKNRFVKVVTCDFCNQVMLLHDTGLDPTGQAAKLAELPSPLYVDATGQIGGKKFEVMGRLRYQYNAGLWDEWFIVFADGQPGWLQEDEGEYILFHKETLTSPLPPFDNVAVGSVVQIAGRQVFITEKGRAQIAGGEGQLAFNILPGQEVRFLDGNSGSEQISVEYTSNEIELSVGRTVPRNELVVDEEDLW; translated from the coding sequence ATGAAAAGCATGAGTTGCCCCTCCTGCGGCGCACCCCTTGATATTAAAAATCGTTTTGTAAAAGTGGTCACTTGCGACTTTTGTAACCAGGTGATGCTTTTGCACGACACCGGCCTTGACCCAACCGGGCAAGCCGCCAAATTGGCGGAATTGCCCTCACCCCTGTACGTGGATGCCACCGGCCAGATCGGGGGTAAAAAATTTGAGGTGATGGGCCGCCTGCGCTATCAGTACAATGCCGGTTTGTGGGATGAGTGGTTTATAGTTTTTGCAGATGGACAGCCCGGTTGGCTGCAAGAGGATGAAGGGGAGTACATCCTTTTTCATAAAGAGACCCTCACCTCCCCCCTGCCGCCTTTTGACAACGTGGCTGTGGGCAGTGTTGTCCAGATTGCCGGGCGTCAAGTTTTTATCACCGAAAAGGGGCGAGCACAGATTGCCGGGGGCGAGGGACAATTGGCCTTTAATATCTTGCCGGGCCAGGAAGTGCGCTTTTTAGATGGCAATAGCGGGTCAGAGCAGATCAGCGTAGAGTATACGTCAAACGAGATAGAGTTATCGGTGGGGCGAACCGTTCCTAGAAATGAGTTGGTTGTGGACGAGGAAGACCTTTGGTAA
- a CDS encoding DNA translocase FtsK, whose amino-acid sequence MLGSALGAGGTIVLLVGLFPLALILISGLSLRELYQIFRDLYYRFQDWRHFRQLTINQPTLPVRPPEPKPKFIDRVLTGGGKSTPANGEDAVPISVVGEVETQSADAVSAVSPAGLLTGHVVGGQKWQLPVPAQLFEEGLEHEISEAEIRQRVKIIEETLLSFGVEAKVREINQGPAVTQFSLEPGYMATKDAKGNPRKVRVSRIVNLSNDLALALSAAPIRIEAPIPGRPYVGLEVPNSTTNLVTLRNLIESDQFQRVRGPLKLALGQDVSGHAVIVDLTSMPHMLIAGATGSGKSVCINAIVACLLTTHTPDTLRLLMIDPKMVELVNYNGIPHLLAPVVTELEKVVGVLSWAVREMDRRYKLFAKEGVRNILGYNEKMVNQSREILPYIVIIIDELADLMMMAPDEVERTITRIAQMARATGIHLIIATQRPSVDVVTGLIKANFPARLAFAVTSQIDSRVILDTPGAERLLGKGDMLYMAADSAKLRRLQGVFVSDRELNRLTRFWRGSLPPPERKPRALEEGPRNLEQQPLWAEYKDIEKAMADSDQDELLEKAIAEVRAQGRASVSLLQRRLRIGYARAARLIDEMEDQGIIGPDEGGGRARPVLVTQADDEADPTAEEESE is encoded by the coding sequence TTGCTTGGTTCTGCGTTGGGTGCGGGAGGCACCATTGTTTTACTGGTTGGCCTTTTTCCCTTGGCCCTCATTCTCATCAGCGGCCTGTCCCTGCGAGAATTATACCAGATATTCCGCGACCTCTATTACCGTTTTCAGGATTGGCGGCATTTCCGGCAGTTGACCATCAACCAGCCCACCTTGCCTGTCCGCCCGCCAGAACCCAAGCCCAAATTCATTGATCGCGTGCTGACCGGAGGAGGTAAGTCAACCCCGGCCAATGGCGAAGACGCTGTTCCCATCAGCGTGGTGGGTGAAGTAGAGACGCAATCCGCAGATGCTGTCTCGGCGGTTTCACCGGCCGGACTCTTGACCGGTCACGTGGTTGGCGGCCAAAAGTGGCAATTGCCCGTGCCGGCTCAACTTTTTGAAGAAGGGCTGGAACACGAAATCAGCGAGGCTGAAATTCGCCAGCGGGTCAAAATCATCGAAGAAACCCTGCTGAGTTTTGGCGTTGAGGCCAAAGTGCGCGAAATTAACCAGGGACCGGCCGTGACCCAATTTAGCCTGGAGCCGGGCTACATGGCCACCAAAGACGCCAAGGGCAATCCGCGCAAGGTGCGTGTCTCGCGCATTGTCAATCTGTCAAACGACTTGGCCCTGGCCTTATCTGCCGCGCCCATCCGCATTGAAGCGCCTATCCCTGGGCGGCCCTATGTGGGTTTGGAAGTGCCCAATTCAACCACCAACCTGGTAACTTTGCGCAACTTGATTGAGTCTGATCAGTTCCAGCGGGTGCGCGGCCCGCTCAAACTGGCTCTGGGCCAGGATGTATCCGGCCACGCCGTCATCGTTGATTTAACTTCGATGCCGCACATGTTGATTGCCGGAGCTACCGGCTCCGGCAAAAGTGTGTGCATTAATGCGATTGTGGCCTGTCTATTGACCACCCACACGCCGGATACGTTACGCCTTTTGATGATTGACCCCAAGATGGTGGAGTTGGTCAATTACAATGGCATTCCCCATTTGCTGGCCCCGGTAGTGACCGAATTGGAGAAAGTGGTCGGCGTTTTGAGTTGGGCCGTCCGCGAGATGGACCGGCGCTACAAGTTGTTTGCCAAAGAGGGCGTGCGCAATATTTTGGGATACAATGAAAAGATGGTCAACCAGAGCCGGGAGATTTTGCCTTACATTGTCATTATTATTGACGAGCTGGCCGACCTGATGATGATGGCCCCGGATGAGGTGGAGCGCACTATTACCCGCATTGCCCAGATGGCCCGCGCCACCGGTATTCACCTGATCATTGCCACGCAGCGCCCCTCGGTGGACGTGGTGACGGGCCTGATTAAGGCCAATTTCCCGGCCCGCCTTGCTTTTGCCGTAACCAGCCAGATTGATTCGCGCGTGATCCTGGATACGCCCGGCGCCGAACGTTTGTTGGGCAAAGGCGATATGCTTTACATGGCCGCGGACTCGGCCAAACTGCGGCGGTTGCAGGGCGTGTTTGTGTCTGACCGGGAACTCAACCGTCTGACCCGTTTCTGGCGAGGTTCGCTGCCCCCGCCGGAGCGCAAACCACGCGCCCTGGAGGAAGGCCCCCGGAATTTGGAGCAGCAGCCCTTGTGGGCAGAATACAAGGACATTGAGAAAGCGATGGCTGATAGCGATCAGGATGAACTTCTAGAAAAAGCTATTGCCGAGGTTCGCGCTCAGGGCCGGGCTTCGGTGTCGCTGCTACAGCGCCGCTTGCGGATTGGTTACGCCCGCGCCGCCCGTTTGATTGACGAAATGGAAGACCAGGGCATCATCGGCCCGGACGAAGGCGGCGGCCGCGCCCGCCCGGTGCTGGTCACTCAGGCCGATGATGAGGCGGATCCAACGGCGGAGGAAGAGTCAGAATAA